One part of the Tunicatimonas pelagia genome encodes these proteins:
- the smpB gene encoding SsrA-binding protein SmpB — MGKQEKPKFSSQVSVKNRKARFEYHFLDTYVAGLKLMGTEIKSIREGKVSLQEAYCYFNNHELFVKQMHITPYSQGTHYNHEATRERKLLLKKKELAKLESKMSEKGLTIVPTRLFINNRGLAKMEIALAQGKKLYDKRDDIKRRDTNRELDQMKF, encoded by the coding sequence ATGGGCAAGCAAGAAAAACCAAAATTTTCCAGTCAAGTATCGGTAAAAAATAGAAAAGCTCGGTTTGAGTACCATTTCTTGGATACTTACGTAGCTGGATTAAAGCTGATGGGAACGGAGATTAAATCGATACGAGAGGGGAAGGTAAGTTTACAAGAGGCTTACTGCTACTTTAATAATCATGAGCTGTTTGTAAAACAAATGCATATTACTCCCTACAGCCAGGGTACGCATTACAACCACGAAGCCACCCGCGAACGTAAGCTTCTTTTGAAAAAGAAAGAATTAGCTAAATTAGAGAGCAAAATGAGTGAAAAGGGGCTAACGATTGTGCCTACCCGGCTTTTTATTAATAATCGTGGATTAGCTAAGATGGAGATTGCACTGGCTCAAGGAAAAAAACTGTATGATAAACGAGATGATATTAAGCGACGTGATACGAACCGAGAACTGGATCAGATGAAATTTTAG
- the tsaD gene encoding tRNA (adenosine(37)-N6)-threonylcarbamoyltransferase complex transferase subunit TsaD, producing the protein MRKSTRPDPSFPIILAVESSCDETSAAISKNGEILSNIVATQAVHENYGGVVPELASRAHQQNIVPIVHQALRDANITKTMLNAAAYTQGPGLLGALLVGSSFVKSLAWGLQIPLLSVNHMQAHILAHFIESPQPQFPFLCLTVSGGHTQLVVVRDYLDMEIIGETLDDAVGEAFDKIAKLLGLPYPGGPHLDRIAQQGNPKRFSFPITSMPDLNFSFSGIKTAVLYFLRDQIKQNERFVEENLPDLCASVQATLISMLLEKVEAAVSQTGIREIAIAGGVSANSGLRNQLKVLAQQKQWQVYIPKIEYCTDNAAMIAMAAHYQYLGGQTDTLTASPNPRLKFGKQSND; encoded by the coding sequence ATGCGTAAAAGTACGAGACCTGATCCCTCTTTCCCTATTATTCTGGCGGTGGAATCATCTTGCGATGAGACCTCAGCAGCTATTAGTAAAAACGGGGAAATACTTAGTAACATTGTTGCTACTCAAGCGGTTCATGAAAACTACGGGGGTGTGGTTCCGGAATTAGCTTCTCGGGCTCACCAACAAAATATTGTTCCAATAGTACATCAGGCCCTTCGGGATGCAAATATAACAAAAACTATGCTGAACGCAGCGGCTTACACCCAGGGGCCAGGCTTGTTAGGAGCATTACTAGTAGGCTCTTCTTTTGTGAAATCGCTGGCTTGGGGTTTACAGATTCCTTTGCTTTCGGTTAACCATATGCAGGCTCATATTTTAGCGCACTTCATTGAGTCGCCCCAACCTCAGTTTCCGTTTCTCTGTCTGACGGTAAGCGGAGGTCATACCCAGCTCGTAGTAGTTCGCGATTATCTGGATATGGAAATCATTGGTGAAACGCTGGACGATGCGGTAGGCGAGGCATTTGATAAGATTGCCAAGTTGCTAGGGTTGCCTTATCCGGGTGGCCCTCATTTAGATCGTATTGCCCAACAAGGAAACCCTAAACGATTTTCTTTTCCCATTACTTCAATGCCTGACCTAAATTTTTCATTTAGTGGGATAAAAACCGCCGTGCTTTATTTTCTGCGTGATCAGATTAAGCAAAACGAGCGATTTGTTGAAGAAAATCTACCTGATTTATGCGCCAGCGTACAAGCTACTCTCATTAGCATGTTGTTAGAAAAAGTAGAAGCTGCTGTTAGCCAGACGGGTATTCGTGAAATTGCTATTGCCGGAGGGGTGTCCGCTAACTCAGGGTTGCGAAACCAACTGAAGGTATTAGCCCAGCAAAAACAATGGCAGGTGTACATTCCGAAAATTGAGTACTGCACTGACAATGCCGCTATGATTGCTATGGCCGCTCATTATCAGTATTTAGGCGGACAAACCGACACCCTAACTGCTAGCCCCAACCCTCGCCTAAAATTTGGCAAGCAAAGTAATGATTGA
- a CDS encoding HNH endonuclease gives MKRNVLLLNQDYQPLTVCSMERAFLLVFLNKAELLTEAENDEIRTVNKTFPCPAVIRLYRYVNLPYRGVVLTRQNVFKRDKFTCQYCGSPKNLTLDHVIPRSKGGKTSWANLVTACQPCNTQKGDRRPHEANLKLQQKPHRPTYLIFLRDHSGSMRKEWQPFLNY, from the coding sequence ATGAAGCGTAATGTGCTGCTGTTAAACCAAGACTATCAGCCGTTGACTGTTTGTTCAATGGAGCGGGCTTTTCTATTAGTATTTCTGAATAAGGCAGAGCTACTTACCGAAGCAGAAAACGACGAAATTCGTACGGTTAATAAAACATTCCCCTGCCCGGCAGTGATCCGGCTGTACCGTTACGTAAACCTTCCTTACCGGGGGGTAGTGCTAACTCGCCAAAATGTATTTAAACGAGATAAGTTCACCTGCCAGTACTGCGGATCACCCAAGAACCTAACGCTCGACCATGTGATTCCTCGGTCTAAAGGAGGCAAAACCAGTTGGGCTAATCTGGTAACAGCCTGCCAACCTTGCAATACCCAAAAGGGAGATCGTCGCCCTCACGAAGCCAATTTGAAGCTTCAGCAAAAACCCCATCGGCCCACCTATCTGATATTTTTGCGCGACCATTCCGGCTCTATGCGAAAAGAGTGGCAGCCTTTCCTAAACTACTAG
- the sucC gene encoding ADP-forming succinate--CoA ligase subunit beta, with product MNIHEYQAKNLLQSYGVQIQQGIVANTPEEAVEAAQKLNQETGTEWYVIKAQIHAGGRGKGGGVKLAKSQEEVKEISNQILGMQLVTPQTGEEGKKVHKVLVAEDVYYPGENEPKEYYLSILLDRAKGCNVIMASTEGGMDIEEVAASTPEKIIKEWIDPGIGLQGFQARKVAFALGLEGKAFKQMVKFIQALYKAYMASDASQFEINPVLKTSDDKILAVDAKVNLDDSALYRHPDLTELRDLTEEEELEIEAGKAGLNYVKLDGNVGCMVNGAGLAMATMDIIKQSGGEPANFLDVGGSANAETVEAGFRIILKDPNVKAILINIFGGIVRCDRVANGVVEAYKNIGDIQVPIIVRLQGTNAEEGAKIIEESGLKVYSAILLKDAADRVEEVV from the coding sequence CTGCAAAGTTACGGTGTACAAATTCAACAAGGTATTGTAGCCAACACTCCTGAAGAAGCAGTAGAAGCCGCCCAAAAATTGAACCAGGAGACTGGTACCGAATGGTATGTGATAAAAGCTCAGATTCACGCGGGAGGCCGGGGAAAAGGGGGCGGAGTAAAACTTGCTAAAAGCCAAGAAGAAGTAAAGGAGATTTCTAATCAGATTTTGGGAATGCAGTTGGTTACACCGCAAACCGGAGAGGAAGGCAAAAAAGTGCACAAAGTGTTAGTGGCTGAAGATGTATATTATCCGGGCGAAAATGAGCCTAAAGAATATTACTTAAGCATTTTGCTTGACCGGGCTAAGGGTTGTAACGTGATTATGGCCTCCACTGAGGGCGGAATGGATATTGAAGAAGTAGCCGCAAGTACTCCCGAAAAAATCATCAAAGAGTGGATTGATCCGGGTATTGGCTTGCAGGGGTTCCAGGCTCGTAAAGTGGCTTTTGCTTTAGGCTTAGAAGGGAAGGCTTTTAAGCAGATGGTGAAATTTATTCAGGCGCTGTACAAAGCCTACATGGCCTCCGATGCTTCCCAATTTGAAATTAACCCAGTGCTAAAAACGTCGGATGATAAAATTTTGGCGGTTGATGCCAAAGTGAATCTAGACGATAGTGCACTCTACCGTCATCCGGACTTAACCGAGTTGCGTGACCTTACCGAAGAAGAGGAGCTAGAAATTGAAGCGGGCAAAGCCGGGCTGAACTACGTGAAGTTAGACGGAAACGTGGGATGTATGGTAAATGGAGCCGGACTGGCTATGGCTACTATGGATATTATCAAACAATCAGGCGGGGAACCAGCTAACTTTTTGGATGTGGGGGGTAGTGCCAACGCCGAAACCGTAGAAGCTGGATTCCGAATTATCTTAAAAGACCCCAACGTAAAGGCTATCCTAATTAATATTTTCGGCGGTATTGTTCGTTGCGACCGAGTGGCCAATGGAGTAGTTGAAGCCTACAAGAATATTGGTGATATTCAGGTACCCATCATTGTGCGTTTGCAGGGAACCAACGCCGAAGAAGGAGCTAAAATCATTGAAGAATCTGGCTTGAAAGTGTATTCGGCTATTCTGCTGAAAGATGCCGCCGACCGGGTAGAAGAAGTTGTGTAA